One Rhododendron vialii isolate Sample 1 chromosome 2a, ASM3025357v1 genomic region harbors:
- the LOC131316465 gene encoding receptor-like protein 7 — protein MVIYIMDPSLYLYMFLMIWCCFNLNTLTDSLSSTQPLVCHEDESSALLQFKHSFVIKKFASSDSFAYPKVASWKLGGNTTSSCCSWDGVECDKKTGHVIGLDLSSSFLYGSIDSNSTLFGLVHLQRLNLADNHFNFSQIPPGIRHLSRLTSLSLSSSFFSGQIPSELSSLSKLVFLNLSVNVDTNSQSLLRLEKPSLRDLVQNLSNLSVLDLNDVNISSNVPSALSNISSLTILSLQSCLLYGEFPMGIFRLPNLKILGMTSNENLIGYLPEFHHGSPLKNLLLGGTSFSGILPNSIGNLESLNTLELKKCFFYGTIPATLGNLTQLSALLLNANNLVGQIPSSLVNLTGLTSLDLQHNQLQGKIPSSISQLKHLEVLNLAFNNLSGEVELDSLMELRNLTRLHLSYNKLTVLTNNYTNATTITKFKQLGFSSCNLRKFPDFLRFQEELVLLFLAYNNIHDQIPTWLWNISKETMTVIDLGYNFLTSSEHLPDVIPWRSLGGFDFSYNRLQGSLPLPPPSITVYLVAGNLLSGEIPPSFCQSSSLSMLDISDNYLNGTIPQCLVNSSSDSLLLLNLSSNNLHGTIPPTFMMGIKMIDFSQNQLHGEVPRSLANCTTLQILVLEYNQIEDAFPLWLGALPELEVLILRSNRFHGAIENPKTNLEFPKLCIVDLSQNDFSGKLPSEFFKNWNAMKVVKKENSTYLQMVGNLSSSQGPKWVYQRNYTYSVTIVSKGTDRFYEKIQSAFVVIDFSSNKFSGEIPESLGSLSGLQLLNISNNDLTGFIPSPLAYLTQLESLDLSRNLLSGEIPHQLTQLTFLSILNVSHNRLTGPIPQGEQFSTFENSSYDGNLGLCGVPLSKLCGTSEMQLPPSCSSQGDDSEFPSGLYLMVIILGYGSGLIVGFLIGTTLTRRYHEWFVETFERVKQVQWRQKRKGRRN, from the coding sequence ATGGTCATATACATTATGGATCCATCTTTGTATCTTTACATGTTCCTCATGATCTGGTGTTGTTTTAATCTTAACACACTGACTGACTCTTTATCTTCTACGCAGCCACTAGTATGCCATGAAGATGAGAGCTCAGCCTTGCTGCAGTTCAAGCATAGCTTTGTCATTAAAAAGTTTGCTTCTAGTGATTCTTTTGCTTATCCTAAAGTGGCGTCATGGAAGCTCGGAGGAAACACTACTAGTAGTTGTTGCTCGTGGGATGGGGTTGAGTGTGACAAGAAAACTGGTCATGTGATCGGCCTCGACCTCAGTAGCAGCTTTCTCTATGGTTCTATTGACTCCAACAGCACCCTTTTCGGCCTCGTCCACCTTCAGAGGCTAAACCTTGCCGACAATCACTTCAACTTCTCTCAAATCCCGCCTGGAATCAGACATCTTTCGAGGCTAACAAGTCTCAGCTTATccagttcttttttttcaggTCAAATCCCTTCAGAACTCTCATCTCTTTCCAAACTGGTTTTTCTCAATTTGTCTGTCAATGTTGACACTAACTCTCAAAGTCTTTTGAGACTTGAGAAACCCAGTCTGAGAGACCTAGTTCAAAATCTAAGCAACCTGAGTGTACTCGACCTGAATGATGTGAACATATCTTCTAATGTGCCAAGTGCCTTGTCTAATATCTCCTCTCTAACAATACTAAGTCTTCAAAGTTGTTTGTTGTATGGTGAATTCCCAATGGGCATTTTTCGTCTGCCAAACCTGAAAATTTTGGGCATGACAAGCAATGAGAATCTCATTGGTTATCTTCCTGAATTTCACCACGGAAGTCCCCTCAAGAATTTATTGCTTGGGGGGACAAGTTTCTCCGGAATCCTACCGAATTCCATAGGTAATCTTGAATCCTTGAACACGTTGGAGTTGAAGAAATGCTTTTTCTATGGGACCATTCCGGCCACGCTTGGAAATCTGACCCAGCTATCCGCTTTGCTCCTCAATGCAAATAATTTAGTCGGTCAAATCCCATCTTCGCTTGTGAACCTCACCGGATTAACTTCGCTAGACCTTCAACACAATCAACTCCAGGGCAAGATTCCAAGCTCAATCTCTCAACTCAAGCATCTTGAAGTTCTTAATCTTGCTTTCAACAACTTGAGTGGTGAAGTTGAGCTAGACAGTCTTATGGAACTCCGAAACCTTACTCGCCTCCATCTGTCATATAACAAATTAACAGTGCTTACCAATAACTATACCAATGCTACAACTATTACGAAGTTCAAACAACTAGGATTCTCGTCATGCAACTTGAGGAAGTTCCCTGATTTCTTGCGGTTCCAGGAGGAGTTGGTACTGCTTTTTTTGGCTTATAACAATATTCACGACCAAATACCAACTTGGTTGTGGAACATAAGTAAAGAAACTATGACAGTTATTGACCTTGGTTACAACTTTCTTACAAGTTCTGAACATCTTCCAGATGTCATTCCATGGAGATCACTAGGAGGTTTTGATTTCAGTTATAACAGGCTGCAAGGATCACTCccacttccaccaccatctATCACAGTATATTTGGTGGCTGGTAATTTACTAAGCGGAGAAATTCCACCATCATTCTGCCAAAGTAGTTCTCTTTCTATGCTTGACATATCCGATAATTACTTAAACGGCACAATTCCTCAATGTTTGGTCAATTCTTCTAGTGATTCTCTGTTGCTCCTCAATCTGAGTAGCAACAATTTACACGGCACTATTCCTCCGACATTCATGATGGGGATCAAGATGATTGATTTTAGCCAAAATCAATTGCATGGGGAGGTACCACGATCGTTGGCTAACTGCACAACCCTTCAAATTCTTGTTCTGGAATATAATCAGATCGAGGATGCGTTCCCCTTGTGGCTGGGAGCTCTTCCTGAGTTAGAAGTTCTCATTCTCCGATCTAACAGATTCCATGGTGCCATTGAGAATCCCAAAACCAATTTAGAGTTTCCAAAACTGTGCATCGTTGACCTCTCTCAAAATGATTTCTCTGGTAAATTGCCATCAGAGTTCTTCAAGAACTGGAATGCAATGAAAGTGGTCAAGAAAGAAAATTCAACATATTTGCAAATGGTGGGGAATTTAAGTTCTAGTCAGGGACCAAAGTGGGTGTACCAAAGGAATTATACGTATTCAGTAACTATAGTTAGCAAAGGCACAGACAGGTTTTATGAGAAGATCCAAAGTGCCTTTGTAGTTATTGATTTTTCAAGCAACAAATTTAGTGGGGAAATTCCAGAATCTCTTGGAAGTCTCAGTGGACTTCAACTGCTTAATATTTCCAACAACGATCTCACTGGCTTCATCCCATCACCCCTCGCATATCTGACACAACTGGAATCATTGGACCTATCTCGAAACCTGCTCTCGGGAGAGATCCCTCATCAACTAACCCAACTCACTTTCCTTTCAATCCTAAACGTTTCTCATAATCGTCTCACGGGTCCTATACCTCAAGGGGAACAATTCTCCACATTTGAAAACAGTTCATATGATGGAAATTTGGGATTGTGTGGTGTCCCTCTGTCGAAATTATGTGGAACTTCAGAAATGCAGCTGCCACCATCTTGCAGCTCTCAAGGCGATGACTCAGAGTTTCCTAGCGGTCTTTACTTGATGGTCATAATCTTGGGATATGGAAGTGGGCTGATAGTTGGGTTTCTTATTGGGACAACTTTAACCAGGAGATATCACGAATGGTTTGTTGAGACCTTTGAAAGGGTGAAGCAAGTTCAGTGGAGGCAGAAAAGGAAGGGGCGAAGAAACTAA